Sequence from the Fibrobacter sp. UWH4 genome:
TATAGCAAATTATTTTGACCTTTTGGAAAGTTATTTATAGTTTTTATTCGGTCCTGACGGACCGGGGTAACCAGATGGCCAAAATTCTCACTTCGTTTCGTATTTTGCCCTTCGGGCTTACTTGAACTTCGTTCAAGATAAGGCCTAGAATCGTCATGTTCGCTTCGCTCTCGACGATTCTAGTCGAACTGATGACATTCTGCTCCCCAATAAGACTGCAAAGTCCTACAGACTTCGCTCTCGCAACCACCCTCGGTTTACACCCGAGGGCGTGTTGGCTCACGACAGACGCTCTACCAGACTGCGTCTTAAAAAGAAAAACCGATTCTAGAAAATCTAGAACCGGTTTCCTGAGCTACGAAGGGCTCGAACCTTCGACCCACGCCTTAAAAGGGCGTTGCTCTACCAACTGAGCTAGTAGCCCGAACGCACCCAAATATATTAAACCTTTCGCCATTTGTAAAGGCGAAACTCGCCTTTACCTCAAAAAAACATCGCATTTTTCTGCACATTTCACATATCCGAACCACATTATTTGTAAATTTCAACCATGAATTTCAAACACTTTTTGACCTCGGCACTTGTGCTGCTCGCGATACCTGCAGCAAGCCACGCCTACTTTACCCAGGGCGACGCCGGACAAGAAGTTTTTTCCTTCATCAACACGTTCGACAGCCCCCGAAACGCAGCCCTCGAAAAATCCGCTGGCGCAGGTCTTTCAAACGACCCGACCATTACGCAGCTAAACCCGGCCGCCTTTGTCATGCCCGAGAACAAGGACCACGTGGCATCGGCTCACTGGCAAACGGGAGACATGGCCGACAACCAGGGAAGCCTGTTCTACACGGGACATTCCGGCAAATACATTTACCAAATTTCCTACAACTGGCTCTCCTACGGTACCATCGACGGCTATGACGAATATGGCGAGGCTACGGGCAAGGACTACGAACCTTTCAGCCAGTTGGCAACGGCGACCTTCGCCTTTCCGCTCAAGCATTTCCGGTTCGGCGCCACGCTTAAGTTCGCCGCAGACAAATTGACAGACGATTCCGGTGACCGTACAGCCCTAGGTGCCGCATTTGACTGGGGTATCGCCTGGCAAGCCGAGAGCAAACTTTACGGTTTCGCCTTCATGGCCCGCGACTTCGGCTGCCTGTTACGTGACTATGTCGACGATGGCGAAGACAAGTATTACCCGATGTCGCAAACATTTGCGATTTCGTCCTACTTCCGCCCCAAGCTTCTTCCCCGACTCACGGTCTTTGTTGACAGCGACTTTCCCCGCTACCAGGAAGCGTTCCTCAGTCTAGGTGGCGAATATGCCATCGGGCAGCATTTCTTTGCACGCGTCGGTTTCCAGCGCACCTGGCTTGACCTGACCCGCGACTTCAAGGAACTGTTCGCCTCCGAAGACCGCCCCGACGAGACCAACAATGCCCACATGCTGAGCGCAGGCCTCGGTTACGCCATGAATCTTTTCGCACTGGATTACAGTTTCTCGTACCTTGCCGAAGGAATGGGGCATGAACACCGGCTCGGTTTACGGCTGAATTTCTAGGCAGTCAAGATGCGTCAATTCGACGTTTTTGTTTTCGAAAAAGACTCTCCCCGCTTTGAGCAATGGAGCCCATCCTTTGAAGATCCGGCGCTCGGCTGGTTTCACGACTCCGACTGGAACCGCCCGTTGCATAACATTGATGCCGAGTGGGTCGTGTTCGCCCACCCCGCCGTTACGGTCGACCGCAACTTCCTGAACAACCTGGCTCAAGTCATCGAAGGGTTTCCGATGGTGGATGCCTTCGCACCCAGGGTAAAATTCAATGGGCATTTTTATGGTGGATTGCTGCTCAACAAGGGGAAAGAATTTGCAGCCATTTCAGAAAACGAGACAATGCGATTTGTCGCAGCACCGAATCCGACAATAGCCGTCTTTTCAAGCAGGATTATACAACGCACGGGGCTTTTTGACCTGGACCTGCCACCTGAATTCAGACTCCTGGATTACGCGCTTCGCATGGCACATGCGGGCGGCAAGATGTTCAACGTGCCGTACCTGGTAGCCGAAGCAAGCTCCGTCGACCTTTCATCCAAAGAACTCGTCAACGGCCAATTTTTAATTCAAAAGCAATCCGTCGTTCCGCTTTGGGAAATATTCTACAAGTCACTTCCCGTTTCAAGTCTCACGGGATTCACCTTACGCCACCCGACCCAATTATTCAAGTTCCTGGGACTCGACAAGGACAAGAAACACCGTCAGTTCAAGCGCGACAAGGCCACGGCACTGTCGAAACTCAATGCGGATTACCTGAAAGAAATATCCTCAAAAAATGTGTAATGAATAATGTGGAATGAAAAATAAATCACCACTCATTCCTCATCGCCCATTCTAAAAGAACACCCAGACCGCAATCCAGAACACCATCAGGCAAAATTCCATTTCCTTCGATATCTTGGAAAGGAACGTACTGCAAAGAGTCATGCCAAGAATTGCCAAGATTCGCATCCAGGCGATATCGAACCCACGATAAAAAAGCGCTATTCCACCAAAGAGTTCTATCCAGAGCCACAGCGCTTGCGCTAGCACCAGGTAACGCCTGCGATACAGTGCGAGCGACGTCGTCGAAAAGCAAAGGCTCAGTGCCATCATGCGGAACGGGTAATGTTCCAGCATCGGATCGGCGACGCGAGCATCGAACATTTCGCCGCCGAAATAGGTGAACACGCTGAACAGCAACAAGGAGCCTGCAAGTAGGGCTCCGTTGCGGTACGGCGAAGACCCTTTCTTCCATAAGAAAGAGGCGCAGCCAAGCGCAATCAGGCAGGCGAGCGCATTGACAAGCGGAATCATCTTGCTCCCTCCCCAGAATCACGTACCGCAAGCGACCGCATATAGTTTACCAAGCCGAATGCTTCGGCAGGAGTCAACCGGTTCGCATAAGCACTCATATTTACCCGGCCATTCAAAATAACCTTGACCAAGGAATCCGTTCCCAGGCTATCGAGTCTCTGCAAATTCAATTTCGGCGGAACCGGATAATATTCACGCACAAATTTTTCGTTGAACTTTCCGTCGGCACCATGACAGGTAGCACACCGGGCGTTCCACACCAAAGCCGATTGAACGAGGTCCACTGAGGCATTTTCATTGAGGCCAGCCGCATCAACCGAAGCACCCGAAGTTTCAGAGGCTCCCCCCGCAAAGAAAGTTCCCGCGCACGCACCCGCCAAAATCAGGATGGCAACCCCCAGGATTTTTTCTAGGCGGTGCAGCACAAGGGTCTTTTCGATAAAGTAAATCCGCACAAGCAACGTCATCACCGTCGCCAGGGCAATTACCGGATAAATCAGGGGCAGCACATTGGCTAACGAAAGTTCCACATTCGCAAAAGGGAACTGTCCCCAGGCCCAGACCACAAAAATCAACGCTACGGCAATCCCGACCAGCAGCGGAAACCGCAGAATACGGTATTCCTCGGAAGACCACGGCTGGATGTAAAACCCCTTCTTCGATTTTTCAACGCCAAGTCCTGAAGCGGCTTCGCGTTCAGCCTTCTCCGCTTCTTCCACTTTCGCCATATCGCTGCCATCGACTTCGCCAAAGTAAGCCCCTGTGTTTTCCGCATAGCGGTTCAGCAGGCGACGCACGCCGAAAAACAGCAGCATAAACCCGCCGACAGAAAAAGCGACGAGCCCCAAATCGACCCAGCCGAACGATGACGAAGTCCCATACTCCGGCGATACAAGGTAGAAGCGTTCAAGGAACAAGCCGAAAAGCACACTCACCGAAAGTGCGGCTCGTCCCCAACGGTTTTCACGGACGACCGATACCAGGCGAAGCTGAGGTAGAACACCCGCAAAAATAAAAGCCGAAGCAAAGAAAGTTCCCTTGAGCAAAAAATCCCAGAACCAGATGGCGCAGAGAATCCAGGAACAGATCAGCTGCAAGCGTTCCAGAAGACGCACGCGGTAACCTTCGGTACAAAGGAGCAAGTTCACGAGCGCAATTCCCGAGAAAATCGCCCCCGCAATAAAGTAAACCGGGAAAAAGGCGCCACGCCACTCGGGCACAAATGTCGTCGCAAAATCGAGACTCACCACCGTATGCACCCAGAGCACCAACGGGAAAAGGAGCCACGCCATGGGCTTGCGGTACTTATCCAGAGCAGGATTTGTCCGCGCCTTCAGGTGCACCCCAAAGAAAACCAGCGAAAGGACTGCATAGACGGCGATGCAGCAGAAATCCCAGACGAGCGGCGAGCCCACATTCGCAAAGTTTCCCCGCGCATCGAGAAATGGAGCCACCATATAGAAGTTTTGAAGATATCCCAGATGCATCAGCGGGAAAATTCCCGCAAACACGAGGCTTGCAAGTGTCGAAAGTTCCGCAATCAAGGCCGTGCGACGGTCCAACTTGACATCGAGCGCCAAGAATACGGCCGACAAGAGTGTCCCCGCATGGGCAAGCCCCACCCAGAATACAAACAAGCTAATCGGCGTACCCCAGAAGGTTCGCGAATCGAGCATCCACGCCGAAGGTCCTTCGTACAGCGAATAGCCCAAGGCACAAAGCCCCGGCAAAAACAGCGCAAGCCCCGCAAGCATCAGGTAACGGAACATCAGCGCCGCCCCCGCATAAACACGACGGATGGATCCAGGCCGGCGATTTCACGCGGTGCGTACAGGACGCGGTCCTTTGTCAACTGGACCAGCGGAGATTCTTCGTCGAGCCAGTTGCCAAAGATGATCGCACGCCTCTTGCAGGCGTCCGAGCATGCGGTGGTCACACCGCGACCGCGCCATTCCGTGGCGTTTCCCGCGGCATTTTCCGAAGCGTTCTTCACCGACGCCACCCCGATTCCTTCTGCGACCGAAAGTTGCGTCTTGAACTTCAGTCGGTCATTCTGCAGACGGTGCAGACAGAGGCTGCATTTTTCCATGACGCCCTTGTCACGGAGCGGGACTTCCTTGTTGAACTTGCGGGCAAGTCCCAGTTTCTGGGCGTCGTTAAAATTGAACTTGCGGGCCTGCACGGGGCAATTCGCCCCACAGAAGCGGCTCCCGGCACAACGCTTATACACCATTGCCGAAAGTCCATCGGGCGTATGGTTCGCCGCCCCCGTCGGGCACACGCGTTCGCAAGGAGCCTTACCGCAGTGGGCGCACATAAACGGTGCTCCGCTACGCATATCGACCCAGTGCATAAAACGTCCACGAGCCGCATCGTCTTCGGGGACCAAGGGCACATTGTTTTCCAGGTTGCACGCAAAAATACATTCGCCACAACCATCGCAAAGGTCCAGGTCTATTGCCATCCCGAACCGGTTCACCGGCGATGCCCCCGGAATACTCAAGGATCCCGGACGCGACACCTTCACCAAATCCAGTTGCTTTTTCGCCTGCGAAACCGCAAGCTTCACCTCATCCTCGAATTGCTTGAG
This genomic interval carries:
- the nrfD gene encoding NrfD/PsrC family molybdoenzyme membrane anchor subunit, which gives rise to MFRYLMLAGLALFLPGLCALGYSLYEGPSAWMLDSRTFWGTPISLFVFWVGLAHAGTLLSAVFLALDVKLDRRTALIAELSTLASLVFAGIFPLMHLGYLQNFYMVAPFLDARGNFANVGSPLVWDFCCIAVYAVLSLVFFGVHLKARTNPALDKYRKPMAWLLFPLVLWVHTVVSLDFATTFVPEWRGAFFPVYFIAGAIFSGIALVNLLLCTEGYRVRLLERLQLICSWILCAIWFWDFLLKGTFFASAFIFAGVLPQLRLVSVVRENRWGRAALSVSVLFGLFLERFYLVSPEYGTSSSFGWVDLGLVAFSVGGFMLLFFGVRRLLNRYAENTGAYFGEVDGSDMAKVEEAEKAEREAASGLGVEKSKKGFYIQPWSSEEYRILRFPLLVGIAVALIFVVWAWGQFPFANVELSLANVLPLIYPVIALATVMTLLVRIYFIEKTLVLHRLEKILGVAILILAGACAGTFFAGGASETSGASVDAAGLNENASVDLVQSALVWNARCATCHGADGKFNEKFVREYYPVPPKLNLQRLDSLGTDSLVKVILNGRVNMSAYANRLTPAEAFGLVNYMRSLAVRDSGEGAR
- a CDS encoding 4Fe-4S dicluster domain-containing protein, coding for MGMDRREFIKSCSLVAVMGLLFGCRKLPLDEVARLGDGPTLKQFEDEVKLAVSQAKKQLDLVKVSRPGSLSIPGASPVNRFGMAIDLDLCDGCGECIFACNLENNVPLVPEDDAARGRFMHWVDMRSGAPFMCAHCGKAPCERVCPTGAANHTPDGLSAMVYKRCAGSRFCGANCPVQARKFNFNDAQKLGLARKFNKEVPLRDKGVMEKCSLCLHRLQNDRLKFKTQLSVAEGIGVASVKNASENAAGNATEWRGRGVTTACSDACKRRAIIFGNWLDEESPLVQLTKDRVLYAPREIAGLDPSVVFMRGRR